A section of the Budorcas taxicolor isolate Tak-1 chromosome 17, Takin1.1, whole genome shotgun sequence genome encodes:
- the MLEC gene encoding malectin → MLGVRAVEGAAVALLRLLLLLLPALGVVRLAGAGLPESVIWAVNAGGEAHVDVHGIHFRKDPLEGRVGRASDYGMKLPILRSNPEDQILYQTERYNEETFGYEVPIKEEGDYVLVLKFAEVYFAQSQQKVFDVRLNGHVVVKDLDIFDRVGHSTAHDEIIPMSIRKGKLSVQGEVSTFTGKLYIEFVKGYYDNPKVCALYIMAGTVDDVPKLQPHPGLEKKEEEEEEEEYDEGSNLKRQTNKNRVQSGPRTPNPYASDNSSLMFPILVAFGVFIPTLFCLCRL, encoded by the exons ATGCTAGGCGTTCGGGCGGTTGAGGGAGCCGCCGTGGCGCTCCTGcgactgctgcttctgctgctgccgGCGCTCGGCGTGGTCCGCTTGGCGGGGGCCGGGCTGCCCGAGAGCGTGATTTGGGCCGTCAACGCGGGCGGGGAGGCGCATGTGGACGTGCACGGGATCCACTTCCGCAAGGACCCTTTGGAAGGCCGGGTGGGCCGAG CCTCTGACTATGGCATGAAGCTGCCAATCCTGCGTTCCAACCCAGAGGACCAGATCCTGTATCAGACGGAGAGGTACAATGAGGAGACCTTTGGCTACGAAGTGCCCATCAAGGAGGAGGGGGACTACGTGCTGGTGCTGAAGTTTGCCGAGGTCTACTTTGCGCAGTCCCAGCAGAAG GTATTTGACGTGCGGTTGAACGGCCACGTGGTGGTTAAGGACCTGGATATCTTTGATCGCGTAGGGCACAGTACCGCCCACGATGAGATCATCCCGATGAGCATCCGGAAGGGGAAGCTGAGCGTCCAGGGCGAGGTGTCCACCTTCACAGGCAAACTCTACATCGAGTTTGTCAAG GGATACTATGACAACCCCAAAGTCTGTGCACTCTACATCATGGCTGGGACAGTGGATG ATGTACCAAAGCTGCAGCCTCatccaggactggaaaagaaagaagaggaggaggaggaggaagaatacGATGAAGGGTCTAATCTCAAGAGACAGACCAATAAGAACCGAGTGCAGTCGGGCCCCCGCACGCCCAACCCCTACGCCTCGGACAACAGCAGCCTCATGTTTCCCATCCTGGTGGCCTTCGGAGTCTTCATTCCAACCCTCTTCTGCCTCTGCCGGTTGTGA
- the UNC119B gene encoding protein unc-119 homolog B, whose translation MSGSNSKAAALGSAVGPGGLVTGKEEKKKAGGGVLNRLKARRQAPHHAADDGIGAAVTEQELLALDTIRPEHVLRLSRVTENYLCKPEDNIYSIDFTRFKIRDLETGTVLFEIAKPCVSDQEEEEDEEGEAGGDVDVSAGRFVRYQFTPAFLRLRTVGATVEFTVGDKPVSNFRMIERHYFRERLLKNFDFDFGFCIPSSRNTCEHIYEFPQLSEDVIRLMIENPYETRSDSFYFVDNKLIMHNKADYAYNGGQ comes from the exons ATGAGCGGGTCGAATTCGAAGGCTGCGGCCTTGGGGTCGGCCGTTGGGCCCGGGGGGCTGGTAACTggcaaggaagagaagaagaaggcGGGCGGCGGCGTCCTGAACAGGCTCAAGGCGCGGCGGCAGGCGCCCCACCACGCGGCAGACGACGGCATCGGGGCAGCGGTCACGGAGCAGGAGCTGCTGGCTCTGGACACCATCCGGCCCGAGCACGTCCTGCGCCTCAGCCGGGTCACCGAGA attatttatGTAAACCTGAAGACAACATCTACAGTATTGATTTTACCCGCTTCAAAATTCGAGATTTGGAGACAGGGACAGTGCTTTTTGAAATTGCCAAACCTTGTGTTTCAG accaggaggaagaagaggacgAGGAAGGGGAGGCAGGTGGAGATGTGGACGTCAGCGCAGGCCGCTTCGTCCGCTACCAGTTCACACCGGCGTTTCTCCGCCTCCGCACCGTGGGCGCCAC GGTGGAGTTCACCGTGGGAGACAAACCTGTGTCAAACTTCCGGATGATCGAGCGGCACTACTTCCGGGAACGCCTGCTGAAAAATTTTGACTTTGATTTCGGCTTCTGCATTCCCAGCAGCAGGAACACTTGCGAGCACATCTATGAGTTTCCCCAACTTTCTGAGGATGTCA TTCGTCTGATGATTGAAAATCCCTATGAGACCCGTTCTGACAGCTTTTACTTCGTCGACAACAAGCTGATAATGCACAACAAGGCCGACTATGCCTATAATGGGGGCCAGTAG